The following proteins come from a genomic window of Miscanthus floridulus cultivar M001 chromosome 2, ASM1932011v1, whole genome shotgun sequence:
- the LOC136540301 gene encoding protein MOS2-like — protein MGEEKKLSISIVCKRRPQKTSSLFAAIDDAPGSAPAPARQYVAEFDPSQTLTPAVAPVVIAPLPNSGIFGRRKPSPLLAARSTAAAGLAAFVLDTSAADPSSSTHYGLTRRDTADASDRGMDEFRDMPVEGFGAAILAGYGLIVTKGEDTKVARRGARHGLGYNPSEPDKDCKRSGGKRSRTEEDCQENDRDARRKRPCGEKRSRTEACEELRDGRGSSRVRWLQSHVRVRVASEKLGKRLYLTKGKVVDVVSPTTCDVVMDDGLRLVQGVEQGMLETVLPRTNGLVLVLYGEHRGLRGRLVEKNAEEEVGLVEDLDTKGMIRVGYDQMAEFTGDLE, from the coding sequence ATGGGCGAGGAGAAGAAGCTGTCGATCTCCATCGTGTGCAAGCGCCGGCCTCAGAAGACCTCCTCCCTCTTTGCTGCCATCGACGATGCCCCCGGCTccgcgccagcgcccgcccggcaGTACGTCGCCGAGTTCGACCCATCCCAAACACTAACCCCGGCGGTGGCGCCCGTCGTCATTGCGCCGCTCCCCAACTCGGGCATTTTCGGCCGTCGCAAGCCATCCCCACTCCTCGCCGCCCGTTCCACTGCCGCCGCTGGCCTCGCCGCCTTCGTCCTCGACACCTCCGCCGCCGACCCCTCCTCCAGCACCCATTACGGCCTCACCCGCCGCGACACAGCCGATGCTTCCGACCGTGGCATGGACGAATTCCGCGACATGCCCGTGGAGGGATTTGGCGCCGCAATCCTTGCTGGCTACGGCCTGATTGTAACAAAGGGGGAGGATACCAAGGTCGCCCGTCGTGGTGCAAGGCACGGGCTTGGCTACAACCCCTCTGAGCCCGACAAGGATTGCAAGAGGTCCGGTGGAAAAAGGTCTAGAACAGAGGAGGATTGCCAGGAGAACGATCGCGATGCCCGGCGCAAGAGGCCTTGTGGTGAGAAAAGGTCTAGAACGGAAGCTTGCGAGGAGCTGAGAGACGGCCGGGGCAGCAGCAGGGTGCGGTGGCTACAGAGCCACGTCAGGGTCCGGGTTGCCAGCGAGAAGCTGGGCAAACGGCTGTACTTGACAAAGGGGAAGGTTGTCGACGTGGTGTCGCCGACGACGTGCGACGTCGTGATGGATGATGGTTTGAGGCTCGTGCAGGGCGTGGAGCAGGGTATGCTTGAGACAGTGTTGCCGCGGACGAATGGCCTGGTGCTCGTGCTCTACGGGGAACACAGGGGCTTGCGTGGGCGACTGGTCGAGAAGAACGCCGAGGAGGAGGTTGGATTGGTGGAGGATCTGGATACCAAGGGTATGATACGTGTTGGATACGACCAGATGGCAGAATTCACGGGCGATTTGGAGTAG
- the LOC136540298 gene encoding phosphomevalonate kinase, peroxisomal-like, whose translation MEVVASAPGKVLIAGGYLVLERPNAGLVLGTTARFYAVVRPLRDSLPADSWAWASTDVKVTSPQLSREATYKLSLTKSTLQLTSARESTNPFVEQAIQFSVAAAKATIIDKERKDVVDKLLLQGLNITVLGCNDFYSYRKQIEARGLPLTLEVLLSLPPFSSVTFNSEVANGTTTGEKCKPEVAKTGLGSSAAMTTSVVAAVLHYLGAVNLSCSGQSSGDNATGQGLDLVHAIAQSAHCIAQGKIGSGFDVSAAVYGSQRYVRFSPEILSSAQATGGTSLPDVVSDIVTQRWDHENKQFSLPPLMTLLLGEPGTGGSSTPSMVGSVKRWQKSDPEKSKDTWSKLAIANSALENQLRILKGLSENHREAYESVVRSCSHLTYGKWTEVATNQDQELIVRSLLAARDASLEIRLHMREMGIAAGVPIEPDSQTQLLDATMNMEGVLLAGVPGAGGFDAVYSVTLGDANDAVANAWSSVGVLPLLIREDCHGVSLEDADPRTREVSAAVSSIQIN comes from the exons ATGGAAGT GGTGGCGTCGGCGCCGGGGAAGGTGCTCATCGCGGGAGGATACCTCGTGCTGGAGCGCCCCAACGCCGGCCTGGTCCTCGGCACCACCGCCCGCTTCTACGCCGTCGTCCGCCCCCTCCGCGACAGCCTCCCCGCCGACTCCTGGGCCTGG GCGTCGACGGATGTGAAAGTGACTTCTCCCCAGCTCTCCCGGGAGGCCACGTACAAGCTGTCCCTAACGAAATCGACGCTGCAATTGACGTCTGCGAG GGAATCTACAAACCCTTTTGTGGAGCAGGCCATACAATTCTCCGTAGCAGCTGCTAAAGCGACCATTATTGATAAGGAGAGGAAGGATGTAGTTGATAAGTTGCTGTTGCAAG GTCTGAACATTACAGTTCTTGGTTGCAATGATTTCTATTCTTATAGAAAGCAG ATTGAAGCACGTGGTCTTCCTCTTACTCTGGAGGTATTGCTTTCATTGCCTCCATTCTCTTCAGTTACATTTAACTCAGAGGTTGCTAATGGAACAACGACTGGAGAGAAATGTAAACCTGAAGTAGCCAAAACTGGACTTGGGTCATCAGCTGCCATGACCACATCAGTTGTTGCAGCTGTTCTTCACTATCTTGGTGCCGTTAACCTTTCATGTTCGGGACAATCTTCCGGTGATAATGCAACTGGACAAGGTCTTGACTTGGTTCACGCTATTGCCCAAAGTGCACATTGTATAGCACAAGGGAAAATTGGAAGTGGTTTTGATGTTAGTGCTGCTGTCTATGGGAGTCAACGCTATGTAAGGTTTTCTCCAGAAATACTCTCCTCGGCTCAG GCTACAGGTGGGACTTCCTTGCCAGATGTAGTATCAGATATTGTTACGCAAAGGTGGGATCATGAGAATAAACAGTTTTCATTACCTCCTCTGATGACCCTT CTCCTTGGGGAACCTGGAACCGGAGGATCATCTACTCCATCAATGGTAGGATCTGTGAAACGGTGGCAGAAGTCTGACCCTGAGAAATCCAAAGATACATGGAGTAAACTGGCCATTGCCAATTCAGCGCTGGAGAACCAACTGAGAATCTTAAAAGGACTTTCTGAAAATCACCGGGAGGCATATGAGTCTGTAGTGCGGTCCTGTAGTCATCTCACGTATGGGAAG TGGACAGAGGTGGCTACTAACCAAGATCAAGAATTAATTGTTAGATCATTGTTGGCTGCAAGGGATGCTTCCCTTGAGATAAGGCTTCACATGCGAGAGATGGGTATAGCAGCCGGTGTTCCA ATTGAGCCAGATTCACAAACACAGCTACTAGATGCCACTATGAATATGGAGGGTGTTTTACTGGCTGGAGTTCCTGGAGCTGGTGGCTTCGATGCAGTATACTCAGTGACTTTGGGGGATGCAAATGATGCTGTAGCAAATGCTTGGAGCTCAGTTGGCGTTCTGCCACTTCTTATTCGAGAAGACTGCCATGGTGTTTCTTTGGAAGATGCTGACCCAAGAACAAGGGAGGTGTCAGCAGCTGTATCGTCCATTCAGATTAATTGA
- the LOC136540299 gene encoding protein MOS2-like codes for MENEKKLSFSISSSKQRPPKPPTRPAAAAYDDDADLRSAPAPAQQYVTEFDPSQTLAASAAARAVIAPLPNSGNFLTHRPRKPSSLPTPEEEAALAAESGGGGPAFVLDTSTAPDDPSSKIGYGLTRRNGATDAAAAKESEKAPPPPPPPPPATADAAAAGNLMLQRYKEDMDVLPEHRGMDEFNEVPVEGFGAALLAGYGWTEGKGIGRNKKTGDTKVVEYDRRAGTQGLGYNPSEADPRKTRSGDWIVGEKKASENGSAKRRDRDNRNRMEERDSSARKKRSSEQRSEKEGREKVRNGRGSGEGTSNASDTRSNVSNVRWLQSHIRVRIVSQKLSKRLYLMKGKVVDVVGPTTCDIMMDDGSELVQGVEQDMLETVLPRTNGWVLVLYGKNKGLYGHLVEKNSEEEIGLVEDADTKDIVRVRYDQMAEYTGDPELLGY; via the coding sequence ATGGAAAATGAGAAGAAGCTCTCGTTCTCCATCTCCTCCTCGAAGCAGCGGCCGCCCAAGCCTCCCACACGCCCTGCCGCCGCCGCGTACGACGATGACGCTGACCTCCGTTCCGCGCCCGCTCCGGCCCAGCAGTATGTCACAGAGTTCGATCCGTCCCAAACCCTAGCTGCCTCCGCCGCGGCGCGCGCCGTCATCGCGCCGCTCCCCAACTCCGGCAACTTCCTCACCCACCGCCCCCGCAAACCGTCCTCGCTCCCCACCCCTGAGGAGGAGGCCGCCCTCGCCGCCGAATCAGGCGGCGGGGGGCCCGCCTTCGTCCTCGACACCTCGACCGCCCCCGACGACCCGTCATCCAAAATCGGCTACGGCCTCACTCGCCGCAACGGCGCCACCGACGCTGCTGCTGCCAAGGAATCAGAGAaggcgccaccaccgccaccgccaccgcctccggcCACTGCTGATGCTGCCGCCGCCGGCAACCTCATGCTGCAGCGGTACAAGGAGGACATGGACGTCCTTCCGGAGCACCGTGGCATGGACGAGTTCAATGAGGTACCCGTGGAGGGATTCGGCGCGGCGCTTCTTGCTGGATACGGCTGGACGGAAGGTAAGGGCATTGGTAGGAACAAAAAGACAGGGGATACCAAAGTTGTTGAATACGACCGCCGTGCTGGCACACAGGGGTTAGGCTACAACCCCTCTGAAGCAGATCCTCGGAAGACTCGTTCTGGCGACTGGATTGTTGGCGAGAAGAAGGCGTCAGAGAATGGGAGTGCGAAGAGGAGAGATCGAGACAATAGAAATAGGATGGAAGAGAGGGATTCTAGTGCCCGGAAGAAGAGATCTAGTGAGCAAAGGTCTGAGAAGGAGGGCCGTGAAAAGGTGAGGAATGGCCGGGGTAGCGGAGAAGGCACAAGTAATGCAAGCGATACTCGGAGCAATGTAAGCAATGTTCGGTGGTTGCAGAGCCATATCAGGGTTCGGATTGTTAGTCAGAAACTAAGCAAGAGGCTGTACTTGATGAAGGGTAAGGTTGTCGATGTGGTGGGGCCTACAACGTGTGACATCATGATGGATGATGGGTCAGAGTTGGTGCAGGGGGTGGAGCAGGATATGCTCGAAACTGTACTTCCACGGACGAACGGGTGGGTGCTTGTGCTTTatgggaagaacaagggtttATATGGGCACCTGGTAGAGAAGAATTCCGAAGAAGAGATCGGATTGGTGGAGGATGCAGATACAAAGGATATTGTACGTGTTAGATATGACCAGATGGCAGAATACACTGGTGATCCAGAGTTGCTTGGCTACTGA